A stretch of DNA from Paenibacillus sp. FSL W8-0186:
ATGCGCTGCGGATCATGCCGTACATGCTCTCCAAGCTGCCATCCGCCCAATGCAGGCCCTCACCCGGCTGCGGTTTAATTACAATCCGCTTGTAGGCCGGAACCGTCTCATCCAGATCGATACCCGCCACGACCCGATACAGCCAATCGCCGATCGCCCCGTAAGCATAATGATTGAAGGAGTTCATATCATCGCTCCAGAAGGTACCATCCTCTTTGATGCCGTCCCAGTGCTCCCAGATTGTCGTAGCGCCCTTCGTAATCTGGTATAGCCAGGAAGGATAGTCCTGCTGGAACAACAGCTTATATGCGATATCATTATAGCCGTTGTCGCTTAGTACGAAGTTCAAATACGGCGTGCCGACAAAGCCGGTCGTCAAATGATAGTCGCTCTCCTCCAGCAGCTCTATCAGCTTCTGGGTAGCACGTTCCTTCGCCGGGCCCTCTACAAGCCCGAACATTAGAGCCAGCACCTGCGCGGTCTGCGTACCTACAGCCAGCCTTCCCGACGGGGTAACGAATTCATCCTGGAACGCCTTCCGCACATTGCGATACAACTCCGCATATTTCACAGCGTCGTCCGCCTTGTTCAATACTTCTGCCGCCTTCAACACTAAGGATACCGAGTACGCATAGAAGGCCGTAGCGATATAATCGCGGTCGGTGGCGCCGACATAACTGTCTTCCTTCGCATCCAGCGCCAGCCAATCCCCGAAATGGAAGCCGGTATTCCACAGAAATTCGTTCTCGCCCTGGCTGCGGATATACTCCACCCAGGCTTTCATGCTGTCGTACTGCTCGGACAAGAGACGTTTGTCCCCATAAACTAAATAGATCGTCCATGGGTTAATGACCGCTGCGTCTCCCCAAGCCGCCGAGCTGTGCTGATCCTTGAACTCCTCGCCGCCTTTCTTGCCGAGCACGTTCGGAATGACAAATGGCACGCCGCCGTTATCGAGCTGATCCACAGCTAGGTCGCGGAGCCATTTCGTAAAAAAGTCCGCGGTACCGTGCAAATATGCCGCTGTTCGGATGAACATTTGCGCATCCCCCGTCCAGCCGAGCCGTTCATCGCGCTGCGGACAATCGGTAGGGACGTCCAGGAAATTGCCTTTGAGACCCCACTCGATGTTATGCTGCAGCTGGTTTATGAGCGGGTCCGAACATTCGAAGTAGCCCGTCCGCTCCATGTCGGAATGCAATACCATCCCCTTGAATTGCTCAAGCCGTACCTTGCTTTCGTCAAAACCGGTCAGCTTCACATAACGGAAGCCCTGGAATGTAAAATGGGGTTCATAGGCTTCAACGCCATTTCCCTTCATAATATAACGTACTGTTTGCTTCGCTTTACGCAAATTGCCGATGTAGAAATTGCCCTCGCGGTCGAGTACCTCAGCATGCTGCAGCATAACTTCCTTCCCGGCTTCGCCCTCTACCTCGAAGCGCACCCAGCCGACCATGTTCTGCCCCATATCGATGACAAGTTCGCCTTTAGGCGTCTTCATAAGTTCCACCGGCTTAAGCTCATTAACGATGCGTACAGGGTCGCTCTCCTGAGCAACGAGAATGTCTTTGGAGTGAGCTAGAATCTGCACCTGATGCCATCCGCCCTGATCATGGAAGCCGGCTTCCGTCCAGCCCGGCTGCTCCAGCCTGGCATCATAAGTTTCTCCATGATAGATTTCCGACATCAGGATCGGACTGCCCGCTGCCTTCCACTCGCCGTCGGACACAATCGTCAGCTGCTCTCCATTTTCCAGCTCAATATGCATTTGCAGCAGCAATGCCAACTGGTCACCGTAAATGGAATGCAGTCCTTCCCAAGCGAGATGGCCTTTGTACCATCCTGTTCCTAAGAATGCTCCAATGACGTTCTCTCCGGTTTGCAGCAGGTTCGTAACGTCATAGGTTTGATATTGCAGCCGTTCTTGATAACTCGTCCAGCCCGGATTAAAGTAGCTGTCGCCCACTTTCCGGCCATTCAGCTTCAATTCATACAGTCCCAGCGCCGTCGCATAAATCCGCGCCGATTTCACCTTGCCTTCGATCCGGAAGCTTCTGCGCAGCATAGGGCATTGCTCGGCGCCAAACCCTGCAATGACGCCTGGAGCTTGAATCCACTCCCCCTTCCATTCCTGCGGAGATAACAGCCCCATCTCCCAATAAGCCATGTCCGACCAATCGGTGGACTCCTCCTGCTCATTCCAGGCTCGAACGCGGTAATAATAACGTTTGCCGGACTCGCATGCCATGCTGTCCAGCTCGATCTGGATCGATGCGTCCGACATGACTTTGCCGGAATCCCAGAGCACCTCGTTCCCCGGCTCATCTGCCGATACGACGATTTGATAAGCCAGCTGCCTTGCTCCCCGCTGATCCGATTCCAGCTTCCAGCTAATCCGTGGATGCGGTATACCCAGACCGATCGGATTGACCTTATATTCACACCTGACGTCCGTGATCTTAAACATAGCCATCCTCCTCATGGATAAGTTTTATCGCATTTATGTTGGGGGATTCCCCCTATTTATAACTTGATTACCCTTTCACCGCGCCAGCCGTCATTCCCGCTACGATCCGTTTATTAAAAATGAGAAACAAGATCAGGGGCGGAACGGTCAACAGAACGACATCGGCAAACAGGAGATTGTATGACGTGTTGTACAGGCTCATGAAGTTGTACAGAGTCAGCTGTGCCGTTGCGTTCTCCGCACCCGGCAGGAAATACAGCGGGTTGACAAAATCATTAAAGACGTTGACCGAAGTCAGCACTATAATCGTGGACGTGACCGGTTTAAGCAGCGGCAAAATCATACGGAAGAAAAAATTGAGGCTCCCTGCGCCGTCAACGAGCGCCGCTTCATCGATTTCCCGTGGAATGGTAGCCACAAAGCCGGAATACAATATGATCGCAAACGGGATATTGATTGCAACCTCGATCAGGATGAGCCCGGCCATCGTTTTGAACATGCCGATCCCGTTCAAGACCCAAATCGTTGGCACAACTGCCGGCGGGATCATGAGTCCGGCCAGGAATAGAAAATGAACGATGGTCAGCGGCTTGCTCTTCCTGCGCTGCATAATAAACCCCGCCATCGCGCAGACGAAAACTAGAATGATGATCGAAGCGACCGTAATGAATGCGCTGTTGAAAAAAGCGCGAATCAGCATATAGTCCTGGGCCTGAATCACTTCGCGGTAGTTTTCAAGGATTTGGAATGCGTTCGGCCATTGCAGATTCATCTTGGAAGCTTCCCTGCTGTTCTTAAAGGAATTGATCAGAATGAAATAAAACGGAATAATGAACAAAATCACTGTTAGCAAAATAGCGAAGAGCTCCGCTATGATTTTTCCGGATTTGCGCATTACAGATCGACCTCCCTTTTCGTCAGAAATCTGTAGAGCGGGAAGGCCAGTACGGCGACGATCACGAATAAAATGACGTTGCCTGCCGTGGATAATCCGTAAAATCCGCCTTGATATTGCTTGTATATGATCGATGCGATCAGGTCAGAACTGAAGCCGGGTCCCCCCTTGGTCATGGTCCAGACTAAATCGAATGTCCGCAGTCCGCCGATAAACGATAAGATAATGACGGAATTCATTGCCGGCCGGATTAGCGGCAGCGTAATATGCCAAAATTTACGAAAGGCATTCCCGCCGTCGATATCGACCGCCTCGTAATAATCGGCCGGAATGGACATCATGCCCGCAATATAGATGACGGTAGCAAAACCGACACCTTTCCAAATATCCACGAGTCCGACCGAATAAATCGCGAGCGCCGGGTCGCCAAGCCAGTTCGGCCCCTGAATGCCAAGCGCCGCCAATGCCGTATTAATCAAGCCGCGGGACGGATGCATCAAGTAGCTAAATGTAATCCCGACCGCAATCGTACTGATCAAAGTTGGAAAAAAAACGACCGATCTCAGAAAATCCTTCGATCTGATGCTAGAGGTCAACAGCACCGCCAGCAGCAGGCCGAGCACTACCTTCGTCCCGCTAGTCATCACGGCGTAAATGAACGTATTGCGAAATCCGATATTCAGCGAAGACTCCTTGAAGAACATGATGAAATTATCAAGGCCGATGAATTCCCAGTCCGTGAGCGTCCAGCGCGTCATACTGAAGAAGAAGGACACCATCGTCGGCAGCAGGAAAAAAATAAAGAAGATGATGCCCGCGGGAAGCAAAAATCCATAGCTGTACAAAGATTTCGTTGATTTCATTCAGGCTTCACTCCTTCCTCGGAATTGCCGGCCCCGCAGCCGCCGCCGCAGGGCCAATTGTTACCAAATAGCCGTTACCAGCCTTCAAGACCGAGTTGGAGTGCCTGCTTCTCGACGTCACTGTCATATTTGGCCGCGCCTTCCGCCGCGGAGGATATTCCCGTTGCTACTTCAACGGTAATCTGCTCCAGGGAAGGCCCTTTGATGGGAGAGTAGAATTCCAGCGCCGGAGCCGTATTGCCGGACTCGAAATAAGGCAGCATTTCTTTTACGGCAGCGTAAGTATCATCAGGCAGCTCCACACCCTTGATCGGCATCGGCCCTTCCGGTTTCATAGCCGTCAAGTAAGCTTTAACGCCTTCAGGAGAGACGAAGAACTCCAGCCACTTCTTGGCAGCGTCTATATTAGAGCCCTCTTTATTTGCATAAATACCGCCCGGCATCCAAATCGTCAAGCCGTTGACATCGGCCGCATCACTCGGCTGGGCGAACGCGCCGATATCATCCATCATTTCAGGGTAATTCGCATTAATATTCGTCAATACTAAAGTCAGAATCGGATAATGGGCCGCTTTGCCCTCGGCCAGCATGGCTAGCGCATCCTCCAGCTTCGTTGCCGTAGCGTCATCATTGAAATGCTTCTTGTCGCGAAGCGACTGCAGCTTCTCGAAGCTGCGCAGCGCCTCTGGAGTCGTGGCATATTTCGCTTTGTTATAGGTATAATCCTCCGCAAAATTCGGAGCCAGGGAATGCACGTTATAATAATCAGCCAGCACGACAAGCTGGGAGGTCCAAGAATCGCTAAAGGAGCCGATGACCGGGGTGTATCCGGCTTCTTTAATTTTGTCGTTGTTCGCCAGCAACTCATCCCACGTCTTTGGCACCGACAGCCCCAGCTCACTATAAATTTTCTTGTTATACAGCCAGGCCCCGCCCACTGTTGATCCGCCTGGAATGCCGTATACCTTGCCATCTACCGAGACTGTATCTTTAAAGGAATCCAGCACATTGTCCATAAACGGTTCGTTCGTCAGATCCACAAAATACTCCTGCGGATTCAAGGCTTTAAACAGGGAACCCGAGTTGTAGAACATTAAATCCGCCATATCGCTTGTCGCCAGGCGCGTCTTTACGACGTTATCTCCCTCTGTACCGCCAGGGCGGAGTTCGATTTTGGTCTCGATGTTCAATTCCCGTTTGATTTCATCGGCCACCGCCTGAATGCCGTCAATCGCGGTCTGGTTGTCGATAAGCAGTGTGAGCGTCGTTTTCTCGGTATCCGCAGTCTCCTTCGCAGATTCATTGCCGGAAGTTCCGGCAATGTTCCCGCCTTTGCCGCAAGCGGACAATACAATCAGCAGCAAAGCCAGCGTCAGACTTAACCAGGTTGCTTTTCTTCTGAACGTCATAAATGAATCCTCCTTTTGGACATGTGCCCCCATTTTATTTGCATTCCATTACCGCCAAAAGGGCCCGGGTTCCCTTAAGCGAAGCGTCCGTTAAACGCTTACATATATAGTTTAATTTTAAAATGAACGGAGCACAGCGGGGGATTTTTCGTATTTGGGGGGAGAGATTTTCCTTTAAGCCAAAAGCCAGGCAAACAGATGCCCGGCTTTATTGAGCTTGCAGCTTCTTCTGATATTCTGTCGGCGTAATGCCCACAATTCGTTTAAACAGATGGCTGAAATATTTGACGTCCTCGTAACCGACCATCTGGCAGACATCCTGAATCCGTTCAATTCCGCCAGCCAAAAATTCCTTCGCTTTCTCCATCCGGTAGCCTGCCAAATATTCCGAGAAGGACTGCCCGGTCTGGGCTTTGAACAGCCGCGACAGATATCCCAGACTGACATGATGTTCGCTAGCAAACTGCTGCAAAAAAATGTTCTGGTGATAATTCTGATGGATCCATTTCAGGAGCACGGGGATCAACTCCTTAGGCAGCGTATCCGGCGTGACCGTCTGGGCACAGATGCTTAATGCGAAATGCTCCAAATGACAGCCGAGCTCCTCGTATGTCGCTACTCCCTCGAAATTCCCTTGCACTTCAGGATCCGTCTGCCGCCAATCCATCGCCCCCTGCTGCAATTTATATCGAAGCGAGTAGGCCATGTCATTCAGGAAAATCATCAGCTGGTGCCGGGCCACCCGCTTGTTGGCAATCTTGTCGACCACCGTGGCGACGGTTTCTTTAATTTTGGTCATCTGGCCTTTCTTAATGAAGGCTTCCAGCACCCTGATATCGTCCCACAGATCGCTGAGATTCACCTCGGAGACCGCTTCATTCCGGCCAATCCAAGTAGATTGGGCAAATCTCCGGTTCGTTTCCACTCTTTCGTCCAATCCTCTGTAAACGGCATGTAGAGAGGCCTTCGCCTGCTTCAGGCCCCAGCCGACATGTATGGGCCCATCCTGCTTGGCTTCCAGGAACCATTCGTGCAATTCAGCTTCATACCGCTTGATCTGCCCCTGGTCGTTGAAAGGGAGAAGCAGTATCTTTCGCTGTGTGTCCAGCTCCACCATGTAGCCGCTGCCGGCTGCATGATTTGCGAATTCACGAAGCCCTTCTTCTGCAGCAGGCGGCATATTGGCCAAGCCTTGCTCTGCCATAGCCAGAGCTATGAAATAGGGCTGCTCGTAGATCTCATCAAAAAGCGGAGAATCGACAGGCTCCGAATGGAGCAGCATTTGCGACAGAAGCCATTTATTCTTGGCGCTCCTTAACTTCATATCGCTTTGAATGCGCTCGATGGCATGATCGATCGTGTCGTAAAGCGCCTCTTTTTTG
This window harbors:
- a CDS encoding sugar ABC transporter permease — its product is MKSTKSLYSYGFLLPAGIIFFIFFLLPTMVSFFFSMTRWTLTDWEFIGLDNFIMFFKESSLNIGFRNTFIYAVMTSGTKVVLGLLLAVLLTSSIRSKDFLRSVVFFPTLISTIAVGITFSYLMHPSRGLINTALAALGIQGPNWLGDPALAIYSVGLVDIWKGVGFATVIYIAGMMSIPADYYEAVDIDGGNAFRKFWHITLPLIRPAMNSVIILSFIGGLRTFDLVWTMTKGGPGFSSDLIASIIYKQYQGGFYGLSTAGNVILFVIVAVLAFPLYRFLTKREVDL
- a CDS encoding glycoside hydrolase family 78 protein → MFKITDVRCEYKVNPIGLGIPHPRISWKLESDQRGARQLAYQIVVSADEPGNEVLWDSGKVMSDASIQIELDSMACESGKRYYYRVRAWNEQEESTDWSDMAYWEMGLLSPQEWKGEWIQAPGVIAGFGAEQCPMLRRSFRIEGKVKSARIYATALGLYELKLNGRKVGDSYFNPGWTSYQERLQYQTYDVTNLLQTGENVIGAFLGTGWYKGHLAWEGLHSIYGDQLALLLQMHIELENGEQLTIVSDGEWKAAGSPILMSEIYHGETYDARLEQPGWTEAGFHDQGGWHQVQILAHSKDILVAQESDPVRIVNELKPVELMKTPKGELVIDMGQNMVGWVRFEVEGEAGKEVMLQHAEVLDREGNFYIGNLRKAKQTVRYIMKGNGVEAYEPHFTFQGFRYVKLTGFDESKVRLEQFKGMVLHSDMERTGYFECSDPLINQLQHNIEWGLKGNFLDVPTDCPQRDERLGWTGDAQMFIRTAAYLHGTADFFTKWLRDLAVDQLDNGGVPFVIPNVLGKKGGEEFKDQHSSAAWGDAAVINPWTIYLVYGDKRLLSEQYDSMKAWVEYIRSQGENEFLWNTGFHFGDWLALDAKEDSYVGATDRDYIATAFYAYSVSLVLKAAEVLNKADDAVKYAELYRNVRKAFQDEFVTPSGRLAVGTQTAQVLALMFGLVEGPAKERATQKLIELLEESDYHLTTGFVGTPYLNFVLSDNGYNDIAYKLLFQQDYPSWLYQITKGATTIWEHWDGIKEDGTFWSDDMNSFNHYAYGAIGDWLYRVVAGIDLDETVPAYKRIVIKPQPGEGLHWADGSLESMYGMIRSAWHKLDDDKLRLDVTVPVNTTAEILLPAASSETQVTENGKPLGETEGIEKIEAAEQGIWVTVGSGSYRFEMDQVK
- a CDS encoding extracellular solute-binding protein, whose translation is MTFRRKATWLSLTLALLLIVLSACGKGGNIAGTSGNESAKETADTEKTTLTLLIDNQTAIDGIQAVADEIKRELNIETKIELRPGGTEGDNVVKTRLATSDMADLMFYNSGSLFKALNPQEYFVDLTNEPFMDNVLDSFKDTVSVDGKVYGIPGGSTVGGAWLYNKKIYSELGLSVPKTWDELLANNDKIKEAGYTPVIGSFSDSWTSQLVVLADYYNVHSLAPNFAEDYTYNKAKYATTPEALRSFEKLQSLRDKKHFNDDATATKLEDALAMLAEGKAAHYPILTLVLTNINANYPEMMDDIGAFAQPSDAADVNGLTIWMPGGIYANKEGSNIDAAKKWLEFFVSPEGVKAYLTAMKPEGPMPIKGVELPDDTYAAVKEMLPYFESGNTAPALEFYSPIKGPSLEQITVEVATGISSAAEGAAKYDSDVEKQALQLGLEGW
- a CDS encoding response regulator, whose protein sequence is MNIFLVEDERWALAELVELFKAYEPRHRVYSYDNGDDALEAAVRIRPELVVTDITMPGISGLELVERLAELDSTIRAVILSVHDQFSYAQQGLKLGVIDYLLKPVKKEALYDTIDHAIERIQSDMKLRSAKNKWLLSQMLLHSEPVDSPLFDEIYEQPYFIALAMAEQGLANMPPAAEEGLREFANHAAGSGYMVELDTQRKILLLPFNDQGQIKRYEAELHEWFLEAKQDGPIHVGWGLKQAKASLHAVYRGLDERVETNRRFAQSTWIGRNEAVSEVNLSDLWDDIRVLEAFIKKGQMTKIKETVATVVDKIANKRVARHQLMIFLNDMAYSLRYKLQQGAMDWRQTDPEVQGNFEGVATYEELGCHLEHFALSICAQTVTPDTLPKELIPVLLKWIHQNYHQNIFLQQFASEHHVSLGYLSRLFKAQTGQSFSEYLAGYRMEKAKEFLAGGIERIQDVCQMVGYEDVKYFSHLFKRIVGITPTEYQKKLQAQ
- a CDS encoding carbohydrate ABC transporter permease, producing MRKSGKIIAELFAILLTVILFIIPFYFILINSFKNSREASKMNLQWPNAFQILENYREVIQAQDYMLIRAFFNSAFITVASIIILVFVCAMAGFIMQRRKSKPLTIVHFLFLAGLMIPPAVVPTIWVLNGIGMFKTMAGLILIEVAINIPFAIILYSGFVATIPREIDEAALVDGAGSLNFFFRMILPLLKPVTSTIIVLTSVNVFNDFVNPLYFLPGAENATAQLTLYNFMSLYNTSYNLLFADVVLLTVPPLILFLIFNKRIVAGMTAGAVKG